A stretch of Chitinophaga caeni DNA encodes these proteins:
- a CDS encoding SusC/RagA family TonB-linked outer membrane protein: MRLTTILLTVAFLQTSAAGLAQKVTLMGKTIPLKNVFSEIKSQTGYVVFSNSNTVDLSKMVSLNVKDMPLEELLGVVLKDFPVTYMIKDKTIVLSRKEIQDVPAVTEQQAPGSISGVIKSSSGEVMPGVSIRVKNSATPMGTISGQDGRFFLNNLPDDAVLIVSMIGFETMEIGIRKSGNNAYTAYPLKKSHAALINSNTGENLVLNVIMNRKDLEMGDVVITGYMNVNKGNYVGSVYSLRADDIKVAGETSIDQMLQGMVPGMSVITKSGQVGATPKIRIRGTSTILGNQEPLWVVDGVIQRDPLPIPNGNGSLAGDMSELRLIASNAISWLNPNDIETITVLKDASATAIYGSQAANGVIVLTTKKARPGKLAVAYTNNLSVGQRPRYGMYDLMNSQELMQFSKELYESRDSYTFDILPIGYGGLIRKLQNKEIDYATYIEEYRKMENMNTDWFDLLFRNSFSQNHSVSVSGGNERIVNRTSLSMQQQNGEAKGNDLRTFSAASNTTMRFGERLTVNLLLNGSMREADGFAYGVNPFDYAYNTARTIPMYNDDGTLFFHEKRGTTSSAIPGKSSYLYNIQNEINNTGNNNMTTNLSATLDTRLKLWKGLEYQGLLSYNSASSNVKSYATELSNYITEIRGYEFGSVLSNSPQELSTMLPFGGLIQLENATNRGYTFRNSLVYNKLFAKKHNVTVQLGMEARSSTLESNSNTRYGYLRYRGETYAPLPLNPTYLGATPATSLHEQMRLNSKIVNQTSNYVSEYFSGVYGYDSRYIINFNARLDASNRFGQDKNKRFQPTWSIGGRWRAANEKPLRNLSWLNALDLYATYGYQGNAVEAVSPYLIATDGGLSPIFKQYVLNIKSLPYPDLGWEKTKSWNLGLDLSLWNGRLNATANLYRKTSNVLASRPVPVENGMSSATVFGSKMENYGYDFIISVMPIRTADFTWQLSVNAGLARNRLKENTRINSLEDYINGSAIVNGEAYSTFYSYAYAGLNAANGVPMFNNMDIKPTDNYQEFLVKSGKLEPDFAGGFNSSFRYKNISLYAQFAVSFGNQGRVPAFYNPAGAPTPDQNVPRILKNRWQKPGDEQQTDIPAVPPGNPSSLNFNLPTIAWNYVSPYTLYNQSDFMVADADFIRCRQIAINYEFGSDFMKWSHFRRLSASLSMTNPFLITFDKNWRGYDPETGGWPARRVTSLSLNMTF, translated from the coding sequence ATGAGATTGACCACCATCTTATTAACGGTTGCATTCTTGCAAACCAGCGCTGCTGGCCTAGCCCAGAAGGTGACCTTGATGGGCAAAACGATCCCGTTAAAAAATGTTTTTTCCGAAATCAAATCACAAACAGGCTACGTGGTATTCAGTAATTCGAATACCGTGGATCTGTCGAAGATGGTAAGCCTCAACGTGAAGGATATGCCATTGGAGGAATTACTCGGCGTGGTATTGAAGGATTTTCCCGTTACCTATATGATCAAGGATAAGACGATCGTCCTATCCAGGAAAGAAATACAGGATGTTCCCGCTGTTACGGAACAGCAAGCCCCGGGATCTATCTCCGGGGTGATTAAATCATCTTCCGGCGAAGTAATGCCGGGCGTATCGATCAGGGTAAAGAACTCCGCAACACCGATGGGGACGATTTCCGGGCAGGATGGTCGCTTTTTCCTGAATAATCTTCCCGATGATGCGGTACTGATCGTATCAATGATCGGTTTTGAAACGATGGAAATTGGCATCCGTAAATCTGGTAATAATGCTTATACCGCCTATCCCCTTAAGAAATCACATGCCGCTTTAATCAATAGTAATACAGGTGAAAACCTGGTATTGAATGTGATCATGAACAGGAAAGACCTGGAAATGGGTGATGTTGTTATTACCGGCTATATGAATGTCAATAAAGGTAATTACGTTGGTTCCGTATACTCTTTGAGGGCGGATGATATCAAGGTGGCCGGTGAAACGAGCATTGACCAAATGTTACAAGGTATGGTGCCGGGTATGTCGGTTATCACGAAGTCCGGCCAAGTAGGAGCAACGCCTAAGATCAGGATCCGCGGTACTTCTACCATTCTCGGCAACCAGGAACCGCTTTGGGTAGTAGATGGGGTTATCCAAAGAGACCCGCTGCCGATCCCGAATGGAAACGGTTCTTTGGCAGGCGATATGAGTGAATTACGATTGATCGCCTCCAATGCTATATCCTGGTTGAACCCTAACGATATTGAAACGATCACCGTGCTGAAAGACGCCTCTGCAACTGCTATTTACGGTTCGCAGGCTGCTAACGGCGTTATCGTATTAACAACCAAGAAGGCTCGTCCCGGCAAATTGGCTGTTGCCTATACTAATAATTTATCTGTAGGGCAACGTCCGCGCTATGGTATGTATGACTTGATGAACTCGCAGGAATTAATGCAGTTCTCGAAGGAACTATACGAGTCGAGGGATAGTTACACCTTCGATATCTTACCGATTGGCTACGGCGGTTTGATCCGTAAGTTACAAAACAAGGAAATAGACTACGCTACCTATATCGAGGAGTACCGTAAGATGGAAAATATGAATACGGATTGGTTTGACTTGTTGTTCCGCAACAGTTTTAGCCAAAACCATAGCGTCAGTGTTTCCGGTGGTAACGAAAGAATCGTGAACCGTACTTCGCTAAGTATGCAGCAACAAAATGGGGAAGCTAAAGGGAACGACTTGCGAACTTTTTCTGCCGCATCTAATACCACGATGCGTTTCGGGGAACGTTTGACCGTGAATTTACTTTTAAATGGTAGCATGCGGGAAGCGGATGGTTTTGCCTACGGTGTGAATCCTTTTGATTATGCCTACAATACGGCAAGGACAATCCCGATGTACAACGATGACGGCACCTTGTTTTTCCATGAAAAAAGGGGGACGACTAGTTCCGCGATCCCGGGGAAATCAAGCTATCTCTATAATATTCAGAATGAAATTAATAATACCGGCAATAATAATATGACCACTAACTTAAGCGCTACTTTAGATACCCGTTTGAAATTGTGGAAAGGCTTGGAATACCAGGGATTATTATCATATAACAGCGCTTCCAGTAACGTGAAATCTTATGCTACGGAATTATCAAACTATATTACCGAAATCCGTGGATATGAGTTCGGTTCCGTGCTTTCTAATTCGCCGCAGGAGCTTTCCACCATGTTGCCTTTCGGTGGCTTGATCCAATTGGAAAATGCTACCAACAGGGGCTATACTTTCCGCAACAGCTTGGTGTATAACAAGTTGTTTGCAAAGAAACATAACGTTACCGTACAACTCGGTATGGAAGCCCGTTCCAGTACTTTGGAAAGCAATTCCAATACCCGTTACGGTTATTTACGCTACAGGGGTGAGACCTACGCTCCATTGCCGCTAAATCCAACTTATTTAGGTGCTACACCCGCAACTTCTTTGCATGAACAAATGCGTTTGAATTCCAAGATCGTGAATCAAACCAGTAACTATGTAAGCGAATACTTTTCTGGTGTGTACGGCTATGATTCCAGGTATATCATCAATTTTAACGCCCGCTTGGATGCATCTAATAGGTTTGGACAGGATAAAAACAAACGTTTCCAGCCCACCTGGTCGATCGGTGGTAGATGGCGTGCGGCCAACGAAAAACCGTTGCGTAACCTGTCTTGGTTGAATGCCTTGGATTTGTATGCCACCTACGGTTACCAGGGAAATGCCGTAGAAGCCGTATCTCCTTACCTGATCGCTACTGATGGTGGCTTAAGCCCGATCTTTAAGCAGTACGTTTTGAATATTAAGTCATTGCCATATCCTGACTTGGGTTGGGAAAAAACAAAATCCTGGAACTTGGGTTTAGACCTTTCCTTGTGGAATGGAAGGTTGAACGCTACGGCTAACCTGTATAGGAAAACGAGTAATGTATTGGCTTCCCGTCCCGTCCCGGTTGAAAACGGGATGAGCTCCGCCACGGTATTCGGTTCAAAGATGGAAAACTACGGGTATGATTTCATAATCAGTGTAATGCCCATACGTACAGCTGATTTTACATGGCAGCTCTCCGTGAATGCCGGTTTGGCAAGGAATAGGTTGAAGGAAAACACCCGTATAAATTCATTGGAAGATTATATCAACGGTTCAGCCATCGTAAATGGTGAGGCGTATTCCACTTTCTATTCATACGCTTACGCCGGGTTAAACGCCGCTAATGGTGTTCCGATGTTCAATAACATGGATATCAAACCTACGGATAATTACCAGGAGTTCCTGGTGAAGTCCGGCAAATTGGAGCCTGATTTTGCCGGTGGTTTCAATTCTTCGTTCCGTTATAAAAATATCTCCCTGTATGCACAGTTTGCTGTTTCTTTCGGGAACCAGGGCAGGGTGCCGGCCTTTTATAACCCGGCAGGTGCGCCAACACCGGATCAGAACGTTCCGAGAATCTTGAAGAACCGTTGGCAAAAGCCGGGCGATGAGCAACAAACGGATATCCCGGCAGTGCCGCCCGGTAACCCTTCTTCGCTCAATTTTAACCTGCCCACCATTGCTTGGAATTATGTTTCTCCTTATACCTTGTATAACCAGTCTGATTTCATGGTGGCAGATGCAGATTTTATCCGTTGCCGCCAAATTGCGATCAACTATGAATTTGGTTCCGATTTTATGAAGTGGTCACATTTCAGGCGTCTGAGTGCTTCTCTTAGCATGACGAATCCATTCTTGATCACCTTCGATAAAAATTGGCGCGGCTACGATCCTGAAACCGGCGGATGGCCTGCAAGGAGGGTGACTTCATTATCTCTTAACATGACATTTTAA
- a CDS encoding RagB/SusD family nutrient uptake outer membrane protein, translating to MKYRFLNIFAILGCLTMSSCSKFLEEQSQSEVIPKTAIDYRELLMGSGYLGQTEPTSFLYFMDDDVDLFLEYADGNASIVGSDDAVRNFLYYTWQPRLADVDGLGNITGEDPASTAYYAFYEKIMGCNAVLDNINSSIGTEDEKNRVKAEALAMRSFYYFRLVNLYGMPYNSDPTAPGVPLKLNSGIDNLPMKRNTVKEVYDVIVRDLNLAADLMDPLPIARRDYHINQPAIHILLSRVYLYMERWEDCIKEADKVFQQGGVITDMTGYTTGYWITYTNPEVEWMFGGNPQANQSTYIPSADFRGTFDPQDVRLNYGFSILPQTFTPLVTKYTQSDELSQGIRSSEALLNRAEAYVQVDELEKAMADLNQLRSHRIVGYSNESISEKNTLLQAVRDERRKEFCYEGFRWFDLRRYGMPSISHRYQHQLGEAVLHYVLKAKDPMYVLPFPNSLILRNTELEQNPSANIPERIGE from the coding sequence ATGAAATATAGATTCTTAAACATATTCGCGATACTAGGTTGCCTTACGATGAGCAGTTGTTCCAAGTTCCTGGAAGAGCAATCTCAAAGCGAGGTCATCCCTAAAACCGCGATCGATTACCGTGAATTATTGATGGGTTCCGGTTATCTTGGCCAAACAGAACCGACATCCTTCCTGTACTTTATGGATGATGATGTGGATTTATTCCTGGAGTATGCCGATGGTAATGCTTCTATCGTTGGTAGTGATGACGCGGTTAGAAATTTCCTGTATTATACTTGGCAACCGAGGCTGGCCGATGTTGACGGCCTTGGCAATATTACCGGAGAAGATCCTGCCAGCACTGCTTATTATGCTTTTTATGAAAAGATTATGGGCTGTAACGCGGTATTGGACAATATCAATAGTTCTATCGGTACAGAAGATGAAAAAAATAGGGTAAAGGCGGAAGCCCTGGCGATGCGATCTTTCTATTATTTCCGCTTGGTGAACCTTTACGGTATGCCGTATAACAGCGATCCCACAGCCCCCGGCGTTCCTTTAAAATTAAATTCGGGCATCGATAACTTGCCTATGAAAAGGAATACGGTTAAAGAAGTATATGATGTAATCGTTAGGGATTTGAATTTGGCGGCCGATTTAATGGATCCGCTTCCGATTGCCCGCAGGGATTACCATATCAATCAACCTGCGATCCATATTTTATTATCAAGGGTTTATCTGTATATGGAACGCTGGGAAGATTGTATTAAAGAAGCGGATAAAGTATTCCAACAGGGAGGTGTAATTACGGATATGACCGGTTATACTACCGGGTACTGGATTACCTACACGAACCCGGAAGTTGAATGGATGTTCGGCGGAAACCCGCAAGCCAACCAAAGCACCTATATTCCTTCGGCTGATTTCAGGGGAACTTTCGATCCGCAAGACGTAAGATTAAATTACGGGTTCAGCATCCTTCCTCAAACTTTTACGCCATTGGTAACTAAATATACCCAAAGTGATGAGCTATCCCAGGGTATCCGCAGCTCGGAAGCATTGTTGAACCGTGCCGAAGCATATGTGCAGGTAGATGAATTGGAAAAGGCGATGGCGGACCTGAACCAATTGCGTTCGCACAGGATCGTTGGTTATTCGAATGAAAGCATCTCTGAAAAAAATACCTTGTTGCAAGCCGTGAGAGACGAACGCAGGAAAGAATTCTGTTACGAAGGTTTCCGTTGGTTTGACTTACGCAGGTACGGGATGCCCTCTATTTCGCACAGGTATCAACATCAATTGGGTGAAGCCGTTTTGCATTATGTACTCAAGGCTAAGGACCCGATGTATGTATTACCTTTTCCCAATAGCCTGATCTTAAGGAATACCGAGTTGGAACAAAATCCTTCGGCAAATATCCCCGAGAGGATCGGTGAATAA
- a CDS encoding GDSL-type esterase/lipase family protein — translation MKRTLFIILQLLFVCYGFAQEKHRFEADVKTIKKYDKIYKPVDNPILFVGSSSIRKWNDLQRVFGSYNVINRGIGGAVIDDIIYFSDDLIFDYAPRQIVLYVGENDLPKEDESPELILKKTVDLINLVRKKIPGVPIVYIAMKPSPVRDQYMDKCKKANELIKKYIKALDNASFVDVYSPMVKNGKSRPELFVKDMLHMNADGYKIWTKAVKKKLIKR, via the coding sequence ATGAAGAGAACATTATTCATCATCCTACAGCTACTTTTTGTATGCTACGGGTTTGCACAGGAGAAGCACCGTTTTGAAGCGGATGTTAAAACTATCAAGAAATACGATAAGATTTATAAGCCTGTCGATAATCCTATCCTTTTCGTTGGAAGTTCTTCCATCCGTAAGTGGAACGATTTACAGCGCGTATTCGGTTCTTATAATGTAATTAACCGGGGAATAGGCGGAGCCGTTATAGATGACATTATTTATTTCAGTGATGACCTGATCTTTGATTATGCTCCCCGTCAAATTGTTTTATATGTAGGTGAGAATGATCTGCCCAAGGAGGATGAAAGTCCTGAATTGATCCTGAAAAAAACTGTGGACTTGATAAACCTGGTCCGTAAAAAGATTCCCGGCGTACCCATTGTTTACATCGCGATGAAACCCAGCCCCGTTCGGGATCAATATATGGATAAATGTAAAAAGGCGAACGAGTTGATAAAGAAGTATATCAAGGCTTTAGATAATGCCAGTTTCGTAGATGTTTATTCCCCGATGGTTAAAAATGGTAAATCCAGGCCCGAATTGTTCGTGAAAGATATGTTACATATGAATGCCGACGGGTATAAAATTTGGACGAAAGCCGTAAAGAAGAAGTTGATAAAGAGGTGA
- a CDS encoding retropepsin-like aspartic protease, with protein MKSIYILILTLFTAHASLHAQSKENEIPFQLLPSGHLLVKASVEGIEGNFIFDTGAGITVFVKQFSDKLKALKKEDGGYTGFRATGERLDIDLYQVKDFNLGPIHKDWQEVSSIEANFGGLDGIIALKFLENTAFTIDYEKKVIRLETAGSIREIKKSAQILPVQLEQSRDKSLTLFSYFKVNDTLKLQFSLDSGAGKDVYRINAKYMEALGIDKSDTAHVKTITKKSEVDENFVSHIYLAQVKKLACNNTASIGIENFRAQFLEGLIYDGIIWINWLGSKITFNLDEKELLIQR; from the coding sequence ATGAAAAGTATCTATATACTAATACTGACCTTATTTACAGCCCATGCCAGCCTTCATGCGCAAAGCAAGGAAAATGAGATTCCATTCCAACTGCTCCCTTCCGGTCACCTACTGGTAAAAGCAAGCGTAGAGGGTATTGAGGGCAATTTCATCTTCGATACCGGCGCAGGCATTACTGTTTTCGTCAAGCAATTTTCTGATAAATTGAAAGCGTTGAAGAAAGAAGATGGTGGCTATACTGGCTTCAGGGCTACCGGTGAAAGACTTGATATCGACTTATACCAAGTGAAAGATTTTAACTTGGGACCCATTCATAAAGATTGGCAAGAGGTAAGTTCCATCGAAGCGAATTTCGGTGGCTTGGATGGTATCATCGCGTTAAAATTTCTCGAAAATACGGCCTTTACGATCGATTATGAAAAGAAAGTCATCAGGCTTGAAACGGCCGGCAGCATCCGGGAGATTAAAAAGTCTGCGCAAATATTGCCCGTACAATTAGAGCAATCGCGGGATAAGTCGCTTACATTATTCTCATATTTCAAAGTCAATGATACATTAAAGCTGCAATTCTCTTTAGACAGCGGTGCAGGTAAAGATGTGTACCGCATCAATGCCAAGTACATGGAAGCTCTCGGCATCGATAAATCGGATACAGCCCATGTAAAAACTATTACAAAGAAAAGCGAGGTAGACGAGAATTTCGTATCCCACATATACCTCGCACAAGTTAAAAAACTGGCTTGCAATAATACTGCCAGCATCGGGATTGAAAATTTCCGTGCACAATTCCTGGAAGGATTGATTTACGACGGTATCATCTGGATCAACTGGTTAGGTTCCAAGATTACATTCAACTTGGATGAGAAAGAATTATTGATACAGCGCTAA
- a CDS encoding sigma-70 family RNA polymerase sigma factor, producing the protein MSTNLSYDESALISSFQRGERWALQQVYELYMRPLCYFTDQIVADTLAAEDIVSECFIQAFQRKEQFPSLPGLKSFLYTAAKNAALNFLKSQQRHQAVHQSIALGSEKLSIDVEKAYIKSEVLQIIYREIEKLPPQCSAVVRLSIIDGKRPQEIAEELDMAYQTVLNQKAKGLAILRTNLLKNKLVAWPILATALTFLNS; encoded by the coding sequence TTGTCAACCAATCTTTCATACGATGAATCAGCGCTGATTTCTTCATTTCAGCGGGGAGAACGTTGGGCTTTGCAGCAGGTTTACGAACTGTATATGCGGCCGCTCTGCTATTTTACTGATCAAATAGTAGCAGACACTTTGGCCGCGGAAGATATCGTCTCCGAATGCTTTATCCAGGCTTTTCAACGGAAGGAGCAATTCCCTTCTTTACCGGGATTGAAATCTTTTCTTTACACGGCTGCCAAAAATGCCGCCCTCAATTTTTTGAAATCACAACAGCGCCACCAGGCCGTTCATCAATCTATTGCCTTAGGCTCCGAAAAGTTATCCATTGATGTTGAAAAGGCATATATCAAATCCGAAGTGTTACAAATTATTTACCGGGAAATTGAAAAATTGCCGCCACAATGCAGCGCGGTCGTGCGTTTGTCTATAATAGACGGTAAACGTCCGCAGGAAATCGCGGAAGAACTCGATATGGCTTACCAGACCGTTTTAAATCAAAAAGCAAAAGGACTGGCCATTCTAAGGACCAACTTATTGAAAAATAAATTAGTGGCATGGCCAATATTGGCTACAGCATTGACTTTTCTGAATAGTTAG
- a CDS encoding FAD-dependent oxidoreductase, producing the protein MEMHIQEQQIAIVGGGPGGLTLAKLLQQAGCRVNVLERDADREVRQQGATLDLHRDSGLKALEVAGLMPEFRKRYRPGADKVKVVDAALKMHFDDHESKQIDAFDDAYFRPEIDRGPLRDLLIDSLEPGTILWNRQFDSMEARGEGWLLHFKDGSTATADLVIAADGANSKLRKYITAIQPVYSGISVVEGNIYRAEHNAKHLFNLTAGGKVFALSNGQSLILSAKGDGSLSFYTGCKTPEDWASSGKVDFNSRASVFNWFKASFDTWSESWWELFQSDESYFVPRPMYHYPLDQSWASLPNLTMIGDAAHRMPPYAGEGVNMAMQDALELYECLVDPGYNTRLEAIAAFEGIMCKRASGITRLTLEQTEALHSGEALTHLLTLFTNNHGEA; encoded by the coding sequence ATGGAAATGCATATTCAAGAGCAACAAATAGCTATCGTTGGAGGTGGCCCCGGGGGGCTCACTTTAGCAAAACTATTACAGCAGGCGGGCTGCCGGGTAAATGTATTGGAAAGGGATGCTGATAGGGAGGTGCGCCAGCAAGGGGCAACCTTGGACCTGCACCGGGATTCCGGTTTAAAAGCCTTGGAAGTGGCCGGGCTAATGCCGGAATTTAGAAAGCGCTACAGACCAGGTGCAGATAAAGTCAAGGTAGTGGATGCGGCGTTAAAAATGCATTTCGACGATCATGAGTCCAAGCAAATCGATGCCTTCGATGATGCTTATTTCCGCCCGGAAATAGATAGGGGACCATTAAGGGATCTACTCATCGATTCTTTGGAACCGGGAACCATCCTTTGGAATCGACAGTTTGATAGCATGGAAGCCCGTGGGGAGGGTTGGTTGTTGCACTTTAAAGACGGTAGCACCGCAACTGCTGACCTGGTAATTGCCGCCGATGGAGCTAATTCCAAATTGCGGAAATATATCACGGCCATTCAGCCGGTCTATTCAGGTATCTCTGTTGTTGAAGGAAATATTTACCGGGCAGAGCATAATGCAAAGCATTTATTTAATCTAACGGCAGGCGGTAAAGTGTTTGCACTTTCGAATGGGCAAAGCCTTATTCTGAGTGCGAAAGGAGACGGTAGTTTATCCTTTTATACCGGTTGTAAAACCCCGGAAGATTGGGCCAGTTCCGGTAAAGTGGATTTTAATAGCCGTGCATCGGTTTTTAATTGGTTTAAAGCTAGTTTTGATACCTGGTCTGAATCTTGGTGGGAGTTGTTCCAGTCGGATGAAAGCTATTTTGTACCGAGACCGATGTATCATTATCCGCTTGATCAATCTTGGGCTTCATTGCCTAATCTAACGATGATCGGGGATGCCGCACACAGGATGCCGCCATATGCCGGAGAAGGGGTGAACATGGCTATGCAGGATGCATTGGAGCTATATGAATGCCTGGTGGATCCCGGGTATAACACGCGGTTGGAAGCGATCGCCGCCTTCGAGGGGATCATGTGTAAGCGGGCATCTGGGATTACCCGCTTAACCTTGGAACAAACGGAAGCTTTACATTCCGGGGAAGCGCTGACACATTTGTTGACGCTTTTTACTAACAACCACGGAGAAGCTTAG
- a CDS encoding TetR/AcrR family transcriptional regulator: MKHLERKIREKQQIRERILKAALQIAEDEGWTAVTIRRIADAIEYTTSIVYSHFDSKEALLDELATGGFESLSRQLQKILSKERDPAQQLRKLSEINWDFAVQHMALYNLMFNMGKPKNPGAEKGMELVQQVFKSLTGKEDVQEYVLNWICLRRGCIHTMLNFNYKEKGQASPRSSKKRYMSFIDRFIQSIL; this comes from the coding sequence ATGAAGCATCTCGAACGCAAAATCCGCGAAAAACAACAAATCCGGGAACGCATCCTCAAAGCAGCGCTCCAAATTGCTGAAGACGAAGGTTGGACGGCAGTAACCATCCGTAGGATAGCGGATGCGATCGAATACACGACTTCGATCGTTTATAGTCATTTCGATAGTAAAGAAGCCTTGTTGGATGAATTAGCAACGGGAGGCTTCGAATCCTTATCGCGGCAATTACAGAAAATTCTTTCGAAGGAACGCGATCCTGCACAACAATTGAGAAAACTCTCGGAAATAAATTGGGATTTCGCAGTGCAGCACATGGCTTTATATAACCTGATGTTCAATATGGGGAAACCAAAGAACCCGGGCGCTGAAAAAGGTATGGAATTGGTTCAGCAAGTATTTAAATCACTGACAGGTAAAGAGGATGTACAAGAATACGTGTTGAATTGGATCTGTTTAAGAAGGGGATGCATCCATACCATGTTGAATTTCAATTATAAAGAAAAGGGACAAGCTAGCCCAAGATCTTCGAAAAAACGCTATATGAGCTTTATCGATCGTTTTATACAAAGCATCCTGTAA
- a CDS encoding FecR family protein, whose translation MGFTDQHIIELIHKHLQNNLSDEEQVILNTWVNASEQNRRIFESVTDPQELLPGLQQFYNYNPDKIAAKIAEQVPAFAGREVIGISRRKWWWAAAAAVLMIGAGLVLLRPKPPEPTMIVGKQAEISPGKQGAILTLSDGKQVVLDSLENGEVAEQNGTSVMLANGSLIYSNNSHVNAALAYNTMTTPKGRQFQVTLPDGTIAWLNAASSIRYPTTFLGNERRVEVDGEVYFEVAPDASKPFRVAIDNRALVEVLGTDFNVNAYNNENTITTTLVSGSVRVSNVLKNGVVLQPGQQAEIINAAKPDANIRVHQQVNLEKILAWKNGLFNFEGATLEEAMRQLERWYNIEVVYENGIPNITFVGEINRQMKLNDMLEILKRTDVDFKIDGRRLIVLNK comes from the coding sequence ATGGGCTTCACGGATCAGCATATCATTGAATTAATTCACAAGCATCTGCAAAATAATTTGTCGGATGAAGAACAGGTAATTTTAAATACTTGGGTGAATGCCTCTGAACAGAACCGCCGGATTTTTGAATCTGTGACCGATCCGCAGGAATTGTTGCCGGGTTTGCAACAGTTCTACAATTATAACCCGGATAAAATTGCCGCGAAAATTGCCGAACAAGTCCCGGCTTTCGCTGGAAGGGAAGTTATCGGTATTTCCCGCCGTAAATGGTGGTGGGCTGCGGCCGCCGCGGTATTGATGATCGGCGCAGGCCTGGTATTATTGCGCCCCAAGCCGCCGGAACCTACCATGATCGTTGGTAAACAAGCCGAAATTTCGCCGGGAAAACAAGGTGCGATCCTTACTTTGTCCGATGGTAAACAAGTGGTACTCGACAGCCTGGAAAATGGAGAGGTGGCTGAACAAAACGGTACTTCCGTGATGCTTGCTAACGGATCATTGATATATAGTAATAATTCCCATGTAAATGCTGCCCTGGCATATAATACCATGACAACTCCCAAGGGGCGTCAATTCCAGGTAACTTTACCGGATGGTACGATCGCCTGGTTGAATGCCGCCAGCTCTATCCGCTACCCGACTACCTTTCTTGGAAATGAAAGGAGGGTAGAAGTGGATGGTGAAGTTTATTTCGAGGTAGCGCCGGATGCATCGAAGCCATTTAGGGTGGCCATCGATAACCGGGCATTGGTAGAGGTTCTCGGTACCGATTTTAACGTGAATGCTTATAATAACGAAAATACGATTACCACGACCCTGGTTTCGGGGAGTGTCAGGGTTTCGAACGTGTTAAAAAACGGGGTTGTACTACAACCCGGCCAACAGGCGGAAATTATAAATGCCGCCAAACCGGATGCTAACATCAGGGTACATCAACAAGTGAATCTAGAGAAAATATTGGCCTGGAAAAATGGTCTCTTCAACTTCGAAGGCGCCACTTTAGAGGAAGCTATGCGACAACTAGAGCGATGGTACAACATAGAAGTAGTTTACGAGAATGGAATACCGAATATCACTTTCGTCGGTGAAATTAATCGCCAGATGAAACTAAACGACATGTTAGAGATATTAAAGAGAACAGATGTAGACTTCAAGATCGATGGAAGAAGGCTGATCGTATTGAATAAATAA